A window of the Dickeya dianthicola NCPPB 453 genome harbors these coding sequences:
- a CDS encoding amino acid permease: MDTQQNSSLNRGLKNRHIQLIALGGAVGTGLFLGIAQTIRMAGPSVLLGYAIAGVVAFFIMRQLGEMVVEEPVAGSFSHFANQYWGNFAGFMSGWNYWVLYVLVSMAELSAVGIYIQYWWPAVPTWVSAAVFFVAINAINLSNVKVYGELEFWFAIIKVAAIIGMIVFGGYLLLSGNGGPDASVANLWQHGGFFPNGVSGMVMAMAVIMFSFGGLELVGITAAEADDPQRSIPRATNQVIYRILLFYVGALAVLLSLYPWQKVVEGGSPFVLIFQALDSNLVANVLNLVVLSAALSVYNSCVYCNSRMLFGLAQQGNAPRALLTVNRRGIPLVSLGVSALATALCVLLNYLMPGKAFELLMALVVSALVINWAMISITHLKFRQAKQRAQQTTRFKSLGYPLTNMLCLLFLAGILVIMAMTPGIQISVWLIPFWLLALGAGYAIKKKRGAVRALAAE; this comes from the coding sequence ATGGACACACAGCAAAACAGCTCGTTAAATCGGGGGCTGAAGAACCGGCATATCCAGCTTATTGCGCTGGGCGGGGCGGTCGGCACCGGTTTGTTTCTCGGCATCGCCCAGACGATTCGCATGGCCGGGCCGTCGGTGCTGCTCGGCTACGCCATCGCCGGCGTGGTTGCTTTTTTCATTATGCGTCAACTGGGTGAAATGGTGGTGGAGGAGCCGGTGGCCGGTTCGTTCAGCCATTTCGCCAACCAATACTGGGGTAATTTTGCCGGGTTTATGTCCGGCTGGAATTACTGGGTGTTGTATGTGCTGGTGAGCATGGCGGAACTGAGCGCGGTGGGCATCTACATTCAGTACTGGTGGCCGGCGGTGCCGACCTGGGTATCGGCGGCGGTGTTCTTTGTCGCCATTAATGCCATCAACCTGAGCAACGTTAAGGTCTACGGCGAGCTGGAATTCTGGTTTGCCATCATCAAGGTGGCGGCGATTATCGGCATGATCGTGTTTGGCGGCTATTTGCTGTTGAGCGGCAACGGCGGGCCGGACGCCAGCGTCGCCAACCTGTGGCAGCACGGCGGTTTCTTCCCGAACGGCGTCAGCGGTATGGTGATGGCGATGGCGGTGATCATGTTTTCCTTTGGCGGGCTGGAACTGGTGGGGATCACGGCGGCCGAAGCGGACGACCCGCAAAGGAGTATTCCGCGCGCCACCAATCAGGTGATTTACCGCATCCTGCTGTTTTATGTGGGTGCGCTGGCGGTGCTGCTGTCGTTGTATCCGTGGCAGAAGGTGGTGGAAGGCGGCAGTCCGTTTGTGCTGATTTTTCAGGCGCTGGATAGCAATCTGGTGGCGAACGTGCTGAATCTGGTGGTGTTGTCCGCGGCGCTGTCGGTTTACAACAGCTGCGTGTATTGCAACAGCCGGATGCTGTTCGGGCTGGCGCAGCAGGGCAACGCGCCGCGCGCGCTGCTGACGGTCAATCGCCGCGGCATTCCGCTGGTGTCTCTCGGCGTTTCGGCGCTGGCGACGGCGCTGTGCGTGCTGCTCAACTACCTGATGCCGGGCAAAGCGTTTGAACTGCTGATGGCGCTGGTGGTGTCTGCGCTGGTGATCAACTGGGCGATGATCAGCATCACCCACCTGAAATTCCGCCAGGCCAAACAGCGCGCGCAACAAACCACCCGTTTCAAAAGCCTCGGCTACCCGCTGACCAACATGCTGTGCCTGCTGTTTCTGGCCGGGATTCTGGTGATCATGGCGATGACGCCGGGCATTCAAATTTCCGTGTGGCTGATTCCGTTCTGGCTGCTGGCGCTGGGCGCCGGCTATGCCATCAAAAAGAAAAGAGGGGCGGTTCGCGCACTGGCGGCGGAATAA
- a CDS encoding Lrp/AsnC family transcriptional regulator: MYNIDDFDLKILTLLQANGRLTNQELSDLVGLSASQCSRRRIALEQAQLILGYHARLAPDAVGLEVMGLIEVRLINHTQECVDGFHQMLGEVDAIIDAYKTTGDADYMLKVAVADLHGLSALISEILARNKSVAHLKTSVVLNRLKENGLMAPATALP, from the coding sequence ATGTACAACATTGATGATTTCGATCTGAAGATCCTCACACTGCTGCAAGCAAATGGACGTCTTACCAATCAGGAACTCAGCGATCTGGTTGGGCTGTCGGCCTCACAGTGCTCTCGTCGTCGTATTGCCCTCGAACAGGCGCAACTGATTCTCGGTTATCACGCCCGGCTGGCGCCGGATGCGGTCGGGCTGGAAGTCATGGGCCTGATTGAAGTGCGGCTCATTAATCACACCCAGGAATGCGTAGACGGCTTTCACCAGATGCTGGGCGAAGTCGATGCCATTATCGACGCCTATAAAACCACCGGCGACGCAGATTACATGCTGAAAGTGGCGGTAGCGGACCTGCACGGACTGAGCGCGCTGATCAGCGAGATTCTGGCGCGCAACAAAAGCGTGGCACACCTGAAAACCTCGGTGGTGCTCAACCGCCTGAAAGAGAACGGGCTAATGGCGCCGGCGACCGCGTTGCCCTAG
- a CDS encoding YitT family protein, which yields MDNVITPQPVSHTLLEDVLALLIGTLMVSFGVIMLRQAGALTGGTAGMAFLLHYATRISFGTAFFLLNLPFYYLAIRRMGWAFTVKTFCAVAMVSLFSDLHPLFIHFDHLQPIYATLFGNLIMGLGFIVLFRHRASLGGMNILALYLQDKSGIRAGKLQMAVDVAIVLTSLFVVSISMLIASVLGAAALNLIIAMNHRPGRYTA from the coding sequence ATGGATAATGTCATTACCCCCCAACCGGTTTCACATACGCTGCTGGAAGACGTTCTGGCACTGCTTATCGGCACCCTGATGGTGTCTTTCGGGGTCATTATGCTGCGTCAGGCGGGCGCGCTGACCGGCGGCACCGCCGGGATGGCGTTTCTGTTGCACTACGCGACCCGCATCTCGTTCGGCACCGCATTTTTCCTGCTTAATTTGCCGTTTTATTACCTCGCCATCCGGCGTATGGGTTGGGCATTCACCGTCAAAACCTTCTGCGCGGTGGCGATGGTGTCGCTGTTTTCCGACCTGCACCCGTTATTTATCCACTTTGATCACCTGCAGCCGATTTACGCCACGCTGTTTGGCAACCTGATTATGGGACTGGGGTTCATTGTGCTGTTCCGTCATCGCGCCAGTCTGGGCGGGATGAATATTCTGGCGCTCTATTTACAGGACAAAAGTGGAATCCGCGCCGGAAAACTCCAGATGGCGGTGGATGTAGCCATTGTGCTGACTTCCCTGTTCGTGGTAAGCATATCGATGCTGATCGCGTCCGTACTGGGCGCGGCGGCGCTGAATCTGATTATCGCCATGAATCATCGACCTGGCCGTTATACCGCCTAG
- a CDS encoding amino acid aminotransferase, translating to MFQNVDAYAGDPILSLMEKFKQDPRTDKVNLSIGLYYDGQGVIPQLQAVSAVETQMQAEPQQASVYLPMEGLATYRSAVQTLLFGEHHPALTAQRIATIQTLGGSGALKVGADFLKHYFPDSEVWVSDPTWENHIAIFSGAGFQVHTYPYFDADTLGVNVNSMINALKQLPPRSIVLLHPCCHNPTGSDLTHAEWDRVIEVLIKGELVPFLDIAYQGFGGGMDDDAYAIRAIASAGLPALVSNSFSKIFSLYGERVGGLSVVCEDQDAASRVLGQLKATVRRNYSSPPNFGAQVVSRVLNDSALNADWHKEVEAMRLRILEMRQTLVNELKKALPDNNFDYLLTQRGMFSYTGFSAAQVDRLREEFGVYLIASGRICIAGLNHHNVQRVAAAFAAIQ from the coding sequence GTGTTCCAGAATGTTGACGCCTACGCTGGCGACCCTATCCTGTCCCTGATGGAGAAATTCAAGCAGGATCCCCGTACTGATAAAGTGAACCTCAGCATCGGGCTTTATTACGATGGGCAGGGCGTCATTCCCCAGTTGCAGGCGGTCAGCGCCGTGGAAACACAGATGCAGGCCGAGCCGCAGCAGGCGTCGGTCTACCTGCCGATGGAAGGATTAGCCACCTACCGCAGCGCGGTGCAGACGCTGCTGTTCGGCGAACATCACCCGGCGCTCACCGCGCAGCGCATCGCCACTATCCAGACCCTGGGCGGTTCCGGCGCGCTGAAAGTGGGCGCGGACTTCCTCAAACACTATTTTCCGGATTCCGAAGTCTGGGTCAGCGACCCGACCTGGGAAAACCATATCGCCATTTTCTCCGGCGCGGGTTTTCAGGTGCATACCTATCCGTACTTTGACGCCGACACGCTGGGCGTCAACGTCAACAGTATGATTAACGCGCTGAAACAGCTGCCGCCGCGCAGCATCGTGCTGCTGCACCCGTGCTGCCACAACCCGACCGGCTCAGACCTGACCCACGCCGAGTGGGACCGCGTGATCGAAGTGTTGATCAAAGGTGAACTGGTGCCGTTCCTTGATATCGCTTATCAGGGGTTTGGCGGCGGCATGGACGACGACGCCTACGCCATCCGCGCTATCGCCAGCGCCGGCCTGCCCGCGCTGGTCAGCAACTCGTTTTCCAAAATCTTCTCGCTGTATGGCGAGCGCGTGGGCGGGTTGTCTGTGGTGTGTGAAGATCAGGACGCCGCCAGCCGCGTACTCGGTCAGTTGAAAGCCACCGTGCGCCGCAATTACTCCAGCCCGCCGAACTTCGGCGCGCAGGTGGTATCGCGCGTGCTGAACGACAGCGCGCTCAACGCCGACTGGCATAAGGAAGTGGAAGCCATGCGCCTGCGGATTCTGGAAATGCGCCAGACGCTGGTGAACGAGCTGAAAAAAGCGCTGCCGGATAACAACTTCGACTACCTGCTGACCCAGCGCGGCATGTTCAGCTACACCGGCTTTAGCGCCGCACAGGTGGACCGCCTGCGCGAAGAGTTCGGCGTGTACCTTATCGCCAGCGGCCGCATCTGCATCGCCGGTTTAAACCATCATAACGTGCAGCGCGTGGCTGCCGCATTCGCTGCCATACAGTAA
- the cas6f gene encoding type I-F CRISPR-associated endoribonuclease Cas6/Csy4, whose amino-acid sequence MDHYIEIRVLPDPEFNGVQLLSALFAKLHRALGQRATGAIGVSFPDAGKTLGERLRLHGSVEALTALEEAGWRKGLRDYTAITEPLPVPDGAKHRTVRRVQVKSSAERLRRRAVNKGRMTADEAATRIPYAVEKRTSLPYLPLRSLSSGQTFLLFVEHGPLQDKPVAGVFSSYGLSAVATIPWF is encoded by the coding sequence ATGGACCACTATATCGAGATTCGGGTGTTGCCCGACCCGGAGTTCAACGGCGTGCAGTTGCTGAGCGCGCTGTTCGCCAAGCTGCACCGGGCGCTGGGGCAGCGGGCGACGGGCGCCATCGGGGTGAGCTTCCCGGATGCAGGCAAAACGCTGGGGGAGCGGCTGCGCTTGCACGGCAGCGTAGAGGCGCTGACGGCGCTGGAAGAAGCCGGCTGGCGCAAAGGGCTGCGCGACTATACCGCCATCACCGAACCGCTGCCGGTGCCAGATGGTGCAAAGCACCGCACTGTGCGCCGCGTGCAGGTAAAAAGCAGCGCCGAACGCCTGCGCCGCCGGGCGGTGAACAAAGGCCGGATGACCGCAGATGAGGCGGCCACGCGCATTCCCTATGCGGTGGAAAAACGCACCTCGCTGCCGTATCTGCCGCTGCGAAGCCTTTCCAGCGGACAAACGTTTTTACTGTTTGTCGAGCATGGCCCGTTGCAGGATAAACCGGTCGCCGGGGTATTCTCCAGCTACGGGTTAAGCGCCGTCGCCACCATCCCGTGGTTTTAA
- the csy3 gene encoding type I-F CRISPR-associated protein Csy3, with protein MAKAATTLKTASVLAFERKLANSDALMLAGNWQQENWQPVVIQEKSVRGTISNRLKNAISSDPAKLDAEIQKPNLQTVDVASLPFDADTLKVVFTLRVLGNLALPSVCNSQDYQQALTDLINGYAREQGFGVLAARYAENIASGRFLWRNRIGAEAVQVVVTHDDKRWEFNGEDYSLRQFSQPAGALAELAGVIEQALAGSDAAFLRVEAQVKLGNGQEVFPSQELVLDERARNGKSKILYQVNDVAAIHSQKIGNALRTVDDWHPQAAETGPIAVEPYGSVTSRGRAYRQPKDKMDFYTLLDNWVRKGDVPAVAQQHYVIATLIRGGVFGEKGE; from the coding sequence ATGGCAAAGGCAGCAACCACGTTGAAAACCGCATCGGTACTGGCGTTTGAGCGCAAACTGGCGAATTCCGATGCGCTGATGCTGGCGGGCAACTGGCAGCAGGAGAACTGGCAGCCGGTGGTGATTCAGGAAAAATCGGTACGCGGCACCATCTCCAACCGGTTAAAGAACGCCATCAGCAGTGACCCGGCCAAGCTGGATGCCGAAATTCAAAAACCCAATCTGCAAACGGTGGATGTGGCATCACTGCCGTTTGATGCCGATACGCTGAAAGTGGTTTTTACACTGCGGGTACTGGGTAACCTGGCGCTGCCGTCAGTCTGTAACAGTCAGGATTACCAGCAGGCGCTGACTGACCTGATTAACGGCTACGCCCGCGAGCAGGGCTTTGGCGTGCTGGCAGCGCGTTACGCCGAGAACATCGCCAGCGGCCGCTTTTTGTGGCGCAACCGTATTGGTGCCGAAGCGGTGCAGGTGGTAGTGACGCACGACGATAAGCGCTGGGAATTTAACGGTGAAGACTACTCGCTGCGCCAGTTTAGCCAACCTGCGGGGGCACTGGCCGAGCTGGCTGGGGTGATTGAACAGGCGCTGGCGGGCAGCGATGCGGCGTTTTTGCGCGTGGAAGCGCAAGTGAAGCTGGGCAACGGGCAGGAGGTGTTCCCCTCGCAAGAACTGGTGCTGGATGAGCGCGCCCGCAACGGCAAGAGCAAGATTCTGTATCAGGTCAACGACGTGGCGGCGATCCATTCGCAGAAAATCGGCAACGCGCTGCGCACCGTCGATGACTGGCACCCGCAAGCGGCGGAAACCGGGCCGATCGCGGTCGAACCCTATGGCTCGGTGACCAGCCGCGGCCGCGCCTACCGTCAGCCGAAAGATAAAATGGATTTCTACACCCTGCTGGATAACTGGGTGCGCAAAGGTGACGTGCCGGCGGTGGCGCAGCAGCACTACGTGATCGCCACGCTGATTCGCGGCGGGGTGTTCGGCGAGAAAGGCGAGTAA
- the csy2 gene encoding type I-F CRISPR-associated protein Csy2: MSSLIILRRIQVENANAIAGHTYGFPAISHFLGFTHALSRRLQASHGLRLEGCGVVCHQHQLHAYGSGWNRSFALTRNPLTKEEKTAAFNEEGRMHFTVSLLMECHGMLPGEDGLDALKQQLQQLALRQRLAGGLMVDIERVSIDDMPADDSSTRGLMRRLLPGFVLVDRTPLLQSHFQTLQQTNPQAEMLDAWLDFAALKYQAVRSPDDDVSWQPLPKPQGGYLVPLMTGYRAISPLYNPGEVEKTRDPSTPFCFAEAIYGVGEWRGAHRIDDINRLFWRYHYQHDNQHHTYRCLQTVNDADGAVDDDYPELEFNY, translated from the coding sequence ATGAGCAGCCTGATTATTCTGCGGCGTATTCAGGTGGAAAACGCCAACGCCATTGCCGGGCACACTTACGGCTTTCCCGCCATCAGCCATTTTCTCGGCTTTACCCACGCGCTGTCGCGCCGGTTGCAGGCATCACACGGTTTACGGCTGGAAGGCTGCGGCGTGGTGTGCCATCAGCATCAGTTGCACGCCTACGGCAGCGGCTGGAACCGCAGCTTTGCGCTGACGCGTAACCCACTGACCAAAGAGGAAAAAACGGCCGCGTTTAATGAAGAAGGGCGGATGCATTTCACTGTGTCGCTGCTGATGGAGTGTCACGGCATGTTGCCGGGCGAAGACGGTCTTGACGCGCTGAAACAGCAGTTGCAACAACTGGCGCTGCGCCAGCGGCTGGCGGGCGGGCTGATGGTGGATATCGAACGGGTAAGCATCGATGACATGCCTGCTGACGACAGCAGCACGCGCGGCCTGATGCGCCGTTTGTTGCCGGGCTTTGTGCTGGTAGACCGCACCCCGCTGTTGCAATCGCATTTCCAGACCTTGCAGCAGACCAACCCACAAGCGGAGATGCTGGACGCCTGGCTGGATTTCGCCGCCCTGAAATATCAGGCGGTGCGCTCCCCTGACGATGACGTGAGCTGGCAGCCGCTGCCCAAACCGCAAGGCGGCTATCTGGTGCCGCTGATGACCGGCTACCGCGCCATTTCACCGTTGTACAACCCCGGCGAGGTGGAGAAAACTCGCGACCCGTCCACCCCGTTCTGTTTTGCCGAAGCCATTTACGGTGTTGGCGAATGGCGCGGCGCACACCGCATTGACGACATCAACCGCCTCTTTTGGCGTTACCACTATCAACACGACAACCAACACCACACCTACCGTTGTCTGCAAACCGTCAACGACGCAGACGGCGCGGTAGATGATGATTACCCAGAACTTGAATTCAATTACTGA
- the csy1 gene encoding type I-F CRISPR-associated protein Csy1, which produces MEERELTQFIVSYIGTRKQAKLDAFDKAADKQREALSGEALAAAELTLAQDRREIELAYEVRGWLTDAASRAGQISLVTHALKFTHSDAKGSSVFSTELAGDNAVLSTASLAQPAIDAVGNAAALDVAKLLQTEHHGDSLLAALQRGDHRALEALAENSEQLAQWLAGFRQVLSDKQPGSHFLAKQIYFPVGEGQYHLLSPLYSSSLSQALDQRLNLARFGEQAKATREARRQKRWHDEVDVSYPSIAVQNMGGTKPQNISALNSARSGRSYLLNSAPPQWRSQIKPPLDHDTLFRERGEVDALTYADRRDMRQFLLSVKDVENNREIRNQRRRYLDQLIDTLFGYVASVQNLRPAGWSKDSRLNTPLQLWLDPFRCRQDDAFRYAREGGDWKEQVAHEFGQWLNDRLQHEKLIFGEVERREWSTAALFKQRLRETERALKEELA; this is translated from the coding sequence ATGGAAGAGCGTGAATTAACGCAGTTTATTGTCAGTTATATCGGAACCCGAAAGCAGGCCAAGCTGGATGCCTTCGATAAAGCCGCCGATAAGCAGCGGGAGGCGTTAAGCGGTGAAGCGCTGGCCGCAGCGGAGTTGACGTTGGCGCAGGATCGGCGTGAGATAGAACTGGCTTACGAGGTGCGCGGCTGGCTGACGGATGCCGCCAGTCGCGCCGGGCAAATTAGCCTGGTGACCCATGCGCTGAAATTCACCCACAGCGATGCCAAAGGCAGCAGCGTGTTCAGCACCGAACTGGCTGGAGACAATGCGGTGCTGTCTACCGCGTCGCTGGCGCAACCGGCGATAGATGCCGTCGGCAACGCGGCAGCGCTGGATGTGGCCAAACTGCTGCAAACCGAGCATCACGGCGATTCGCTGTTGGCGGCACTACAGCGGGGTGACCACCGCGCACTGGAGGCGCTGGCGGAAAACTCAGAGCAGCTTGCGCAGTGGCTGGCCGGGTTCAGGCAGGTGCTGAGCGATAAGCAACCTGGCTCGCATTTCCTTGCTAAACAGATCTACTTCCCGGTGGGAGAGGGGCAATACCATCTGTTAAGCCCGCTTTATTCTTCTTCGCTGTCGCAGGCGCTGGATCAGCGTTTAAATCTGGCCCGCTTTGGCGAGCAGGCCAAAGCCACCCGTGAGGCGCGGCGGCAAAAGCGCTGGCACGATGAGGTTGACGTCAGCTACCCCAGTATTGCGGTGCAGAATATGGGCGGCACCAAGCCGCAAAATATCTCCGCGTTGAACAGTGCCCGCAGCGGGCGTTCTTATCTGCTGAACAGCGCGCCGCCGCAGTGGCGCAGCCAAATCAAACCGCCGCTTGATCATGACACCCTCTTCCGTGAACGGGGTGAGGTGGATGCGCTGACCTATGCCGATCGCCGGGATATGCGGCAATTTCTGCTCAGCGTCAAAGACGTGGAAAACAACCGCGAGATTCGTAACCAGCGCCGACGTTACCTCGACCAGTTGATCGACACCTTGTTTGGCTATGTCGCTTCGGTGCAAAACCTGCGCCCGGCAGGCTGGAGCAAGGATTCCCGCCTGAATACTCCTCTGCAACTGTGGCTTGACCCGTTTCGCTGTCGGCAGGATGACGCTTTTCGCTATGCACGCGAAGGGGGGGACTGGAAAGAGCAGGTCGCCCATGAATTTGGTCAGTGGCTAAATGATCGATTGCAGCACGAAAAACTGATTTTCGGTGAAGTGGAGCGCCGCGAGTGGTCTACCGCCGCGCTGTTTAAGCAGCGGCTGCGGGAAACCGAGCGGGCGTTGAAGGAGGAACTGGCATGA